The following coding sequences are from one Gemmatimonadota bacterium window:
- a CDS encoding 2,3-bisphosphoglycerate-independent phosphoglycerate mutase, with protein sequence MSNARKQSAPVVLVVLDGWGWREETYGNAIAMANTPTWDRLVARAPRTLLDASGLAVGLPEGQMGNSEVGHLNLGAGRVVPQDLVRINQTIARDQFIALPAFAAVCAAVVRADSTLHLAGLLGWGGVHAIDGHLRAAIDAAIRLGVPRIAIHGFLDGRDSPPNSGIEVVAGLQQDMAKFGGGRTVLASLVGRYFAMDRDHRWERLKLAYDAMVHGVGLHVADPLAAVREAYDRGETDEFVKPLVMTANGAPIAPLRDGDGIFFVNYRSDRMRQIVGALCIPSFDGFDVSDRPQLTAATMTQYDQTFPIPSAFPPFSMAKILAETLSEIGRTQFRTAETEKYPHVTYFFNGGNEVPWAGEERELVPSQKVATYDLAPEMSAAGIAEVLCRALGRREHDFFLANFANADMVGHTGVIPAVIKAVETVDRALMQVLAAADTVGARVLITADHGNAEMMIDPVTGGPHTAHTTNLVPFLTVGHDAPLRATGGALCDVAPTILGLLGIDQPAEMTGRSLLLA encoded by the coding sequence ATGTCAAACGCCCGCAAGCAGTCCGCGCCGGTGGTGCTGGTCGTCCTTGACGGCTGGGGATGGCGCGAGGAGACCTACGGCAACGCGATCGCGATGGCGAACACCCCGACCTGGGATCGCCTTGTGGCCCGCGCCCCGCGCACCCTGCTGGATGCCAGCGGCCTCGCCGTCGGGCTCCCTGAGGGGCAGATGGGGAACAGCGAAGTCGGCCACCTGAACCTCGGGGCGGGCCGGGTGGTCCCCCAGGATCTCGTCCGGATCAACCAGACCATCGCCCGCGACCAGTTCATCGCCCTCCCGGCGTTCGCCGCGGTGTGCGCCGCCGTGGTTCGCGCCGACAGCACCCTGCACCTGGCTGGTCTGCTGGGCTGGGGCGGCGTCCACGCGATCGACGGCCACCTCCGCGCCGCCATCGACGCCGCCATCCGCCTCGGCGTCCCCCGCATCGCCATCCACGGCTTCCTGGACGGCCGCGACTCCCCGCCGAATTCGGGCATCGAGGTCGTGGCGGGATTGCAGCAGGACATGGCGAAGTTCGGTGGCGGGCGGACCGTGCTGGCCTCCTTGGTCGGGCGCTACTTCGCGATGGACCGCGACCATCGCTGGGAACGGCTGAAGCTCGCGTACGATGCCATGGTGCATGGTGTCGGACTCCACGTGGCGGACCCACTCGCCGCCGTGCGCGAGGCCTACGACCGCGGCGAGACCGACGAATTCGTCAAGCCGCTGGTGATGACGGCGAACGGTGCGCCGATCGCGCCGCTGCGTGACGGCGACGGAATCTTCTTCGTCAACTATCGCTCCGATCGGATGCGTCAGATTGTCGGCGCGCTCTGCATCCCGAGCTTCGATGGCTTCGACGTCTCCGATCGGCCGCAGCTGACCGCCGCCACGATGACGCAGTACGACCAGACCTTCCCGATTCCTTCGGCGTTTCCGCCGTTTTCGATGGCGAAGATTCTCGCGGAGACGTTGAGCGAGATCGGGCGCACGCAGTTCCGCACCGCCGAGACCGAGAAGTACCCGCATGTCACGTACTTCTTCAACGGCGGGAACGAAGTGCCCTGGGCCGGCGAGGAGCGTGAGTTGGTGCCGTCGCAAAAGGTCGCGACCTATGACCTGGCGCCGGAGATGAGCGCCGCCGGCATTGCCGAGGTGCTCTGCCGCGCGCTGGGTCGCCGCGAGCACGACTTCTTCCTCGCGAACTTCGCCAACGCCGACATGGTCGGGCATACCGGGGTGATTCCCGCCGTGATCAAGGCAGTCGAGACGGTCGATCGTGCGCTGATGCAGGTGCTGGCGGCGGCCGACACGGTCGGCGCCCGGGTCCTGATCACCGCCGACCACGGCAACGCCGAGATGATGATCGACCCGGTCACCGGGGGGCCGCACACGGCTCACACAACCAACCTCGTTCCGTTCCTGACCGTCGGTCACGACGCCCCGCTCCGCGCCACAGGTGGCGCGCTCTGCGACGTGGCGCCTACCATTCTCGGATTGCTCGGCATCGACCAGCCCGCCGAGATGACCGGCCGATCCCTTCTGCTCGCCTGA
- the nadC gene encoding carboxylating nicotinate-nucleotide diphosphorylase: protein MLDPRAPGVVAADAARVAALALAEDGIADVTSRVTIAEGQHGVGVIEGRAPLVVAGQAYADAVVAACGLDPVTWSVADGDHLGTPTVLGTIRGPLRAILRAERPLLNLLQRACGIATMTRQYVDAVAGTGCRVLHTRKTTPGLRTFEVAAVLSGGGALHRTDLATTLMVKDNHWQALRASGRTIADALAEAAAGGVTGLQVEVESIEQLDEAVGAGATRLLIDNQTPETVASWAARARAVRPTLEIEATGGITLATIRAYALAGADFVSTGALTHSVAAADLGLEIR from the coding sequence GTGCTTGATCCCCGCGCGCCGGGCGTGGTGGCAGCCGACGCGGCCCGCGTCGCCGCGCTCGCCCTGGCCGAGGATGGCATCGCGGATGTCACCTCGCGCGTCACTATCGCCGAGGGACAACACGGTGTCGGCGTGATCGAGGGCCGTGCGCCGCTGGTGGTCGCCGGGCAGGCGTACGCCGATGCCGTCGTCGCCGCCTGCGGCCTCGATCCGGTGACCTGGTCCGTCGCCGATGGCGATCACCTGGGCACGCCGACGGTGCTCGGTACCATCCGCGGCCCGCTCCGCGCCATCCTCCGTGCCGAGCGCCCGCTGCTGAACCTGTTGCAGCGCGCCTGCGGCATCGCCACGATGACGCGTCAGTACGTCGACGCCGTGGCGGGAACTGGCTGTCGCGTCCTGCACACCCGAAAGACCACCCCGGGGCTCCGCACCTTCGAGGTTGCCGCCGTGCTCTCCGGCGGTGGCGCGCTGCACCGCACCGACCTGGCCACGACGCTGATGGTCAAGGACAATCATTGGCAGGCGTTGCGCGCCTCGGGGCGGACCATCGCCGACGCGTTGGCCGAGGCGGCGGCGGGCGGGGTGACCGGGCTCCAGGTCGAGGTCGAATCGATCGAGCAGCTCGACGAGGCGGTCGGGGCCGGGGCGACCCGGCTCCTAATCGACAACCAGACCCCGGAAACGGTGGCCAGCTGGGCCGCCCGTGCCCGCGCCGTCCGCCCCACCCTCGAGATCGAGGCCACCGGGGGCATCACCCTCGCCACGATCCGCGCCTACGCCCTGGCCGGGGCAGACTTCGTCTCGACCGGGGCGCTGACGCATTCGGTCGCGGCGGCGGACTTGGGGCTGGAAATTCGATGA
- a CDS encoding GGDEF domain-containing protein, whose amino-acid sequence MTAPVARRSTLARLGAWITSPPDEAFADAARDGELLVARVRTWLTFFLLLAPILSLFLEPGDAQHYVGLAVTLIAVLVAVVLERFIQSHTYRQGIAFVSSTVDVSLVSMSLFAFWVVQRPIITTNSRVVWEAYLIAIAASALRYDQRVTLVTGIMAATQHLGLTALTWATHRGDGLLVGSEEYGTFSWAAQVSRVVVIGAMTVVALSIVGRTQRLRKMSTNDRLTGLFNRLYAEEYLVNEVLRTARTRSALVVALLDVDRFKEFNDTHGHAAGDAALRALATVLKDRLRRSDMVARYGGEEVLIVLPGADVQSALDALDQVRVAVGLTDITLPKGGTARVQVSIGMAAWGVDARTMDGLLEIADARLYEAKAAGRNRVVGPGTEGMLSLFEQA is encoded by the coding sequence GTGACCGCACCGGTCGCGCGGCGCAGCACGCTGGCCCGACTCGGCGCGTGGATCACCTCCCCGCCGGACGAAGCCTTTGCCGATGCGGCACGGGACGGCGAGTTGTTGGTGGCCAGGGTGCGCACCTGGCTCACCTTCTTCCTCCTGCTTGCTCCGATCCTCTCGCTCTTTCTCGAGCCCGGTGACGCCCAGCACTATGTCGGGCTCGCGGTCACGCTCATCGCGGTCCTGGTGGCCGTCGTGCTCGAGCGGTTCATCCAGAGCCACACCTATCGACAGGGCATCGCCTTCGTCTCGTCCACCGTGGACGTCTCGCTGGTGTCGATGTCGCTCTTTGCCTTCTGGGTGGTGCAGCGCCCGATCATCACCACCAACTCCCGCGTCGTCTGGGAAGCGTACCTGATCGCCATCGCCGCCTCGGCGCTGCGTTACGACCAGCGCGTGACCCTGGTGACCGGCATCATGGCCGCCACCCAGCATCTCGGGCTCACCGCACTCACCTGGGCCACGCACCGGGGCGACGGGCTGCTCGTCGGGAGCGAGGAGTACGGCACCTTCTCATGGGCGGCGCAGGTGTCCCGGGTGGTGGTGATCGGGGCGATGACCGTCGTGGCGCTCTCGATCGTCGGCCGCACCCAGCGCCTCCGCAAGATGAGCACCAACGATCGGCTCACGGGGCTCTTCAATCGATTGTACGCCGAGGAGTACCTCGTCAACGAGGTGCTGCGCACCGCGCGGACGCGGAGCGCCCTCGTCGTGGCGCTGCTCGATGTCGATCGCTTCAAGGAGTTCAATGACACGCACGGGCACGCCGCCGGCGATGCCGCGCTGCGCGCGCTGGCGACGGTGCTGAAGGACCGGCTGCGGCGCAGCGACATGGTGGCGCGGTATGGCGGTGAGGAGGTCCTGATTGTGCTGCCGGGTGCCGATGTGCAGAGTGCGCTGGACGCGCTCGATCAGGTGCGCGTCGCGGTCGGGCTGACCGACATCACGTTGCCGAAGGGTGGGACGGCGCGGGTCCAGGTCTCGATCGGGATGGCGGCTTGGGGTGTCGATGCGCGCACGATGGACGGCCTGCTCGAAATCGCCGATGCCCGGCTCTACGAGGCCAAGGCGGCGGGCCGGAACCGGGTCGTCGGTCCCGGCACCGAAGGGATGCTGTCACTCTTCGAGCAGGCCTGA
- a CDS encoding 6-carboxytetrahydropterin synthase: MRCSLTRVLTFHARHRYHKPAWSEAENERRFGWTSAAPGHGHLYRVEVTVAGMLDPETQMVIDLPLLDTILTETIAAPLAGRHLAEAVPAFAPGAQLPTCEAIAAWCFARVAERLPADVSVERVLVAEDATLWAECRGPA; the protein is encoded by the coding sequence ATGCGCTGTTCGCTGACGCGAGTGCTGACGTTTCACGCCCGCCATCGCTACCACAAGCCGGCGTGGAGTGAGGCGGAGAACGAGCGGCGCTTCGGCTGGACCAGCGCGGCCCCCGGACATGGGCACCTCTATCGCGTCGAGGTCACCGTCGCCGGAATGCTCGACCCCGAGACGCAGATGGTGATCGACCTGCCGCTGCTTGACACGATCCTTACCGAAACCATCGCGGCGCCGCTCGCGGGGCGCCATCTTGCTGAGGCGGTCCCGGCCTTTGCACCGGGCGCGCAGTTGCCGACTTGTGAGGCGATCGCCGCGTGGTGCTTTGCGCGAGTCGCCGAACGTCTCCCCGCAGACGTCTCGGTGGAGCGTGTGCTGGTGGCGGAAGACGCCACCCTCTGGGCCGAGTGCCGCGGACCCGCCTGA
- a CDS encoding M48 family metalloprotease yields MVNTAKTFILLAGLISILMVGGQLVGGTAGLMFGGSIGLIMAFVSFWFSDKMVMRGYGARIVTAAEAPDLVAMVDELRQRAGLLMPRVALIPSAQPNAFATGRSEAKAIVAVTEGMLKALPRDELQGVIAHELAHIKNKDMLIQTIAAGIGSMIGVLPWLAGSVMRRSDDEGGGIGDIAFMILAPFVAMMLQFAISRQREFAADRTGAEIVGKARPLAQALTRMDAMAKQLPLPVSPSLAALAIVNPLKAGGLAKLFSTHPPTEERVAALLAFDAEQMGMRSLDAQRASA; encoded by the coding sequence ATGGTCAATACTGCCAAGACGTTCATCCTGCTGGCCGGCCTCATCTCGATCCTGATGGTGGGCGGGCAGCTCGTGGGCGGGACGGCCGGCCTGATGTTCGGCGGATCGATCGGCCTCATCATGGCGTTCGTCTCGTTCTGGTTCTCGGACAAGATGGTGATGCGCGGCTATGGCGCGCGGATCGTGACCGCCGCCGAGGCGCCTGACCTGGTGGCGATGGTCGACGAGCTGCGGCAGCGTGCGGGGCTCTTGATGCCGCGCGTGGCACTGATTCCGTCGGCACAGCCCAATGCCTTCGCCACCGGCCGTTCGGAAGCGAAGGCGATCGTCGCGGTGACGGAAGGGATGCTGAAGGCGCTCCCGCGCGACGAGCTCCAGGGCGTGATTGCGCACGAGCTGGCGCACATCAAGAACAAGGACATGCTGATCCAGACCATCGCCGCCGGCATCGGCTCGATGATCGGCGTCCTCCCGTGGCTCGCCGGCAGCGTGATGCGCCGAAGTGACGACGAGGGCGGCGGAATCGGTGATATCGCCTTCATGATCCTGGCGCCGTTCGTCGCGATGATGCTCCAGTTCGCCATCTCGCGACAGCGCGAGTTTGCCGCGGACAGGACCGGCGCCGAGATCGTCGGGAAGGCGCGCCCGCTGGCGCAGGCGTTGACCCGGATGGATGCGATGGCCAAGCAATTGCCGCTGCCGGTGTCGCCGTCGTTGGCGGCGCTGGCGATCGTCAACCCGCTCAAGGCGGGCGGCCTGGCCAAGCTCTTCAGCACGCACCCGCCGACCGAGGAGCGGGTGGCGGCGCTCCTCGCCTTTGACGCCGAACAGATGGGCATGCGCTCCCTCGACGCCCAGCGGGCCTCCGCATGA
- the asd gene encoding aspartate-semialdehyde dehydrogenase, which translates to MTKLPVAILGATGTVGQKFIALLAEHPWFEIVQLAASAARDGKRFGDEVRWRELTPLPDHIAEMRLTTVAPMAGVRIAFSALDAPVAREVEPAFAAAGVFVVSNASAFRMADDVPLLIPEVNADHLALLARQRRERGWTGAIVVNPNCSTAALVTAIAPLHRAYGLRKAVVATLQAASGAGYPGVPSLDLLGNVIPLIGGEEEKIEAELRKILGRVEGERIVEAEIVTSAMVHRVPVVDGHMVSASLEFDTAPTPIEAIATLRAFRGTDPVPTLPSSPALPVEVDDRPDRPQSRLDLDRGRGMTVTVGRVRPCPLHHLRLVALGHNLVRGAAGAAVQNAELLVASGLLEE; encoded by the coding sequence ATGACCAAGCTCCCCGTGGCCATCCTCGGCGCCACCGGCACCGTCGGCCAGAAGTTCATCGCGCTCCTCGCGGAGCATCCCTGGTTCGAGATCGTCCAGCTGGCCGCCTCGGCGGCCCGCGACGGCAAGCGCTTCGGCGACGAAGTGCGCTGGCGCGAGCTGACGCCGCTCCCTGACCACATCGCCGAGATGCGCCTCACGACCGTGGCCCCGATGGCCGGCGTTCGGATTGCCTTCTCGGCGCTGGACGCGCCGGTGGCGCGCGAGGTCGAGCCCGCTTTCGCCGCGGCGGGCGTCTTCGTGGTGAGCAACGCGTCGGCCTTCCGGATGGCCGATGACGTGCCGCTGCTGATCCCGGAGGTCAACGCCGATCACCTCGCCCTGCTCGCACGGCAGCGGCGCGAGCGCGGATGGACCGGTGCAATCGTCGTGAATCCCAACTGCTCCACCGCCGCGCTGGTGACGGCGATCGCGCCGCTCCACCGCGCCTACGGCCTTCGCAAGGCCGTGGTCGCCACGCTGCAGGCCGCGTCGGGCGCGGGATATCCGGGGGTGCCGTCGCTCGACCTCCTCGGCAACGTGATCCCGCTGATCGGGGGCGAAGAGGAGAAGATCGAGGCGGAGCTGCGGAAGATCCTCGGCCGTGTGGAGGGGGAGCGGATCGTCGAGGCGGAGATCGTGACCAGTGCGATGGTGCACCGCGTCCCCGTGGTCGACGGACACATGGTGAGTGCGTCGCTGGAGTTCGACACCGCGCCGACGCCGATCGAGGCGATCGCGACGCTGCGCGCCTTCCGCGGCACCGACCCGGTGCCGACGCTGCCGAGTTCGCCGGCACTGCCCGTGGAAGTGGATGACCGCCCGGACCGGCCGCAGTCACGGCTCGACCTCGACCGCGGCCGCGGGATGACGGTCACGGTCGGACGCGTGCGGCCCTGCCCGCTGCATCATCTGCGGCTGGTGGCGTTGGGACACAACCTGGTGCGGGGAGCGGCTGGCGCCGCGGTGCAGAATGCCGAACTGCTGGTGGCGTCAGGCCTGCTCGAAGAGTGA
- a CDS encoding 4Fe-4S dicluster domain-containing protein, giving the protein MGVVLPVRHQPSLPATMIRAETPHPEAIELDVLVVGAGPAGLSCAIKLAQANPDLAIGVLEKAGALGEHSLSGAVINPSAFRALFPDLKDADFPFRQPVAGEAVYYLTEGGATKLPTPPTMKNHGNFVCSLSEVVRWLGEQAEGMGINIFPGFPAESLLVDGKQVIGVRTTPGGLDRDGQPTDVFQETTDLTARVVVLAEGSRGPLSQAWREWQGVGSPNPQIFALGVKEVWEVTKPLDRVIHTLGWPLPSNAFGGSWCYPMGPNQVSIGLVVGLDYHDASLDVHESLQRMKLHPLFKEILTGGTMLEWGAKTIPEGGFYSLPERLFGDGVVMIGDTAGFVDVPSLKGIHYAMESGMLAATTIVQALGTEGRVPAERLAGYDVAVRQSRIVKDMHKTRNMRLAFKDGFLPGALKAGLMTVTGGAFPGGRIAMPADAEAPRASGPGVPFTPDNVLTFSKVDAVFKSGNATRDSIPSHLIVGRDVTGEVADFYAALCPAGVYERDGNTLRVNAPNCVDCKATDVLGPRWTPREGGSGPKYRLM; this is encoded by the coding sequence GTGGGCGTTGTCCTCCCCGTTCGTCATCAGCCGTCGCTCCCCGCCACCATGATCCGGGCGGAAACGCCCCATCCCGAGGCGATCGAGCTCGATGTCCTGGTGGTCGGGGCCGGCCCGGCGGGGCTCTCGTGCGCCATCAAGCTGGCGCAGGCGAATCCGGATCTCGCCATCGGGGTGCTCGAGAAGGCCGGCGCCCTGGGGGAGCATTCCCTCTCCGGCGCCGTGATCAACCCCTCGGCCTTTCGCGCCCTCTTTCCCGACCTGAAGGATGCCGACTTCCCCTTCCGCCAGCCCGTGGCCGGTGAGGCGGTCTACTACCTGACCGAGGGGGGCGCGACCAAGCTGCCGACGCCGCCGACGATGAAGAACCACGGCAACTTCGTCTGCTCGCTCTCCGAGGTGGTCCGTTGGCTCGGCGAACAGGCCGAAGGGATGGGGATCAACATCTTCCCTGGCTTCCCGGCCGAGTCGCTGCTGGTCGACGGCAAGCAGGTGATCGGCGTGCGCACCACGCCGGGCGGCCTGGATCGTGACGGGCAACCGACGGATGTCTTCCAGGAGACGACCGACCTCACTGCGCGCGTGGTGGTGCTCGCCGAGGGATCGCGTGGTCCGCTCTCGCAGGCGTGGCGCGAGTGGCAGGGTGTCGGCTCGCCGAATCCGCAGATCTTCGCGCTCGGCGTGAAGGAAGTCTGGGAAGTCACCAAGCCGCTCGACCGCGTCATCCACACGCTGGGCTGGCCGCTGCCGAGCAACGCCTTCGGTGGCTCGTGGTGCTATCCGATGGGGCCGAATCAGGTCTCGATCGGACTCGTCGTCGGCCTCGACTATCACGACGCCTCGCTCGACGTGCACGAGTCGTTGCAGCGGATGAAGCTGCACCCGCTGTTCAAGGAGATCCTCACCGGCGGGACGATGCTGGAGTGGGGCGCCAAGACGATTCCGGAGGGCGGCTTCTACTCGCTGCCCGAGCGGCTCTTCGGCGACGGCGTGGTGATGATCGGCGACACCGCCGGCTTCGTCGACGTCCCGTCGCTCAAGGGGATCCATTACGCGATGGAGTCGGGGATGCTGGCGGCCACCACGATCGTCCAGGCACTGGGCACGGAGGGGCGCGTGCCCGCCGAGCGACTCGCCGGGTATGACGTGGCGGTGCGCCAGTCGCGGATCGTGAAGGACATGCACAAGACGCGGAACATGCGGCTCGCCTTCAAGGACGGGTTCCTGCCTGGCGCACTCAAGGCGGGGCTGATGACCGTCACGGGCGGCGCGTTCCCCGGCGGGCGGATCGCGATGCCGGCCGACGCCGAAGCGCCGCGCGCCAGCGGGCCCGGCGTGCCGTTCACGCCCGACAACGTCCTGACGTTCAGCAAGGTCGATGCAGTCTTCAAGTCGGGCAATGCCACGCGCGATTCCATCCCGTCGCACCTGATCGTCGGACGCGACGTGACCGGCGAGGTCGCCGATTTCTATGCCGCGCTTTGCCCGGCGGGCGTGTATGAGCGCGACGGCAACACGCTGCGCGTCAACGCGCCGAACTGTGTCGACTGCAAGGCCACCGATGTGCTCGGCCCGCGGTGGACGCCACGCGAAGGGGGCAGCGGCCCCAAGTACCGGCTGATGTGA
- a CDS encoding molybdopterin molybdotransferase MoeA produces MPAIRLSVDDAIAAILAEVAPLPSVPVPLAEALGGVLAEEVVAPFALPQWTNAAMDGYAVHGDDVRGASPERPITLPVVAHIAAGATAPRPLARGEAMRIFTGGPLPDGADTIIRQEDTDRGAEVVRIHGDRDLGRHVRRAGSDVAAGVVVLPRGHDIGPGEISLLAALAITTPPVHRRPFVAIISSGDELASLDDPTPVRAGSRLADSNTPTLAALTHLAGATPLPLGPVPDDPDALIAAIGHASSAELLVTVGGVSVGDHDHVPAVLERLGARLLFRRVLLRPGGPTTAARLADGRLWIALPGNPVSAMVTFTLFVRPAIRRLLGDTAPRRPTLQVTLDNDVERDAVLDLYFRASRQGASHLVTPLLRATGPVGSALMTTMRGAEFLVCVPAGQGVVPAGTTLEAISFP; encoded by the coding sequence ATGCCCGCCATTCGTCTGAGCGTCGACGACGCGATCGCGGCGATTCTCGCCGAGGTCGCGCCGTTGCCGAGCGTGCCTGTGCCGCTGGCGGAGGCACTCGGTGGCGTGCTCGCCGAGGAGGTCGTGGCACCGTTCGCCCTGCCGCAATGGACCAACGCCGCGATGGATGGCTACGCGGTGCACGGCGACGACGTGCGCGGAGCTTCCCCCGAACGCCCCATCACGCTGCCGGTCGTTGCGCACATCGCGGCCGGCGCCACCGCGCCGCGGCCGCTCGCCCGCGGCGAGGCAATGCGGATCTTTACCGGTGGTCCGCTCCCGGATGGTGCCGACACCATCATCCGGCAGGAGGACACCGATCGTGGTGCCGAGGTCGTGCGCATCCACGGCGATCGCGATCTCGGCCGGCATGTGCGCCGTGCCGGCAGCGACGTCGCGGCAGGGGTCGTCGTGTTGCCGCGCGGCCACGACATCGGGCCGGGCGAGATCTCGCTCCTCGCCGCCCTCGCGATCACCACGCCGCCCGTGCACCGACGCCCCTTCGTGGCGATCATCAGCAGTGGCGACGAACTCGCCTCGCTCGACGACCCCACGCCGGTCCGTGCCGGGAGCCGACTCGCCGACAGCAACACGCCGACGCTTGCCGCGTTGACCCATCTCGCCGGGGCCACCCCGCTGCCCCTCGGCCCTGTCCCCGACGACCCCGATGCACTCATCGCCGCCATCGGGCACGCATCGAGCGCCGAACTGCTCGTCACCGTCGGCGGTGTCTCCGTGGGCGACCACGACCACGTGCCGGCGGTGCTGGAACGACTCGGCGCGCGGCTCCTCTTTCGGCGGGTGCTGTTGCGGCCGGGTGGGCCGACCACGGCGGCGCGATTGGCCGATGGACGGCTCTGGATCGCCCTCCCCGGCAACCCGGTCTCGGCGATGGTGACCTTCACCCTCTTCGTGCGGCCGGCGATCCGCCGGCTCCTCGGTGACACCGCCCCCCGACGCCCGACGCTCCAGGTCACGCTGGACAATGACGTGGAACGGGACGCCGTGCTGGACCTCTATTTCCGCGCCAGTCGCCAGGGAGCAAGCCACCTCGTGACCCCCCTGCTCCGGGCCACCGGGCCCGTCGGATCGGCGCTGATGACCACGATGCGGGGGGCCGAATTCCTGGTGTGCGTCCCGGCGGGCCAGGGCGTGGTACCCGCCGGAACCACGCTGGAGGCGATCTCGTTCCCTTGA
- a CDS encoding TerC family protein codes for MTELSVHPPAVWIGFSLVILVLLVLDLGVLNRHSHVLTTREATRWSGSLVALAMAFCAFLWIREGSAHGLEFLTGYLIELSLSVDNLFVFILVFQYFAVPSELQPKVLKWGIVGAIIMRAIMIGLGALLLQRFTWIIYVFGGILIITGIRMFRSDGEDRIEPEKNPIVKLARKLFPFTAAYDGEKFFTRSHARWYATPLLLVLLVVESTDLVFAIDSIPAVFAVTKDPFIVYSSNIFAILGLRALFFLLAGMLDRFHYLKAGVALILVFVGIKMTISGYVHLPIVASLAVIVVTLGASVWLSMRKTASEAG; via the coding sequence ATGACCGAACTGAGCGTCCATCCACCAGCCGTCTGGATCGGCTTCTCGCTGGTCATCCTGGTGCTGCTGGTGCTGGACCTCGGGGTCCTCAACCGCCACTCGCACGTGCTCACGACACGCGAGGCGACCCGCTGGTCGGGATCGCTGGTCGCCCTCGCGATGGCGTTCTGCGCCTTCCTCTGGATCCGCGAGGGGTCGGCGCACGGGCTTGAGTTTCTCACCGGCTACCTGATCGAGCTGTCGCTGTCGGTCGACAACCTCTTCGTCTTCATCCTGGTCTTCCAGTACTTCGCGGTGCCGTCTGAGCTGCAACCGAAGGTGCTGAAGTGGGGCATCGTCGGCGCGATCATCATGCGCGCGATCATGATCGGCCTCGGCGCCCTCCTGCTCCAACGCTTCACCTGGATCATCTACGTCTTCGGCGGGATCCTCATCATCACCGGGATCCGGATGTTCCGCAGCGACGGCGAGGATCGGATCGAACCCGAGAAGAACCCGATCGTGAAGCTGGCGCGGAAGCTCTTTCCCTTCACCGCGGCCTATGACGGCGAGAAGTTCTTCACGCGCAGCCACGCGCGCTGGTATGCCACGCCGCTGTTGCTGGTGCTGCTGGTGGTCGAGTCCACCGACCTGGTCTTCGCGATCGACTCGATCCCGGCCGTCTTCGCGGTGACCAAGGATCCGTTCATCGTCTACTCGTCCAACATCTTCGCGATCCTCGGCCTCCGCGCGCTCTTCTTCCTGCTCGCCGGGATGCTCGACCGCTTCCACTACCTCAAGGCCGGCGTGGCGCTGATCCTGGTCTTCGTCGGCATCAAGATGACGATCTCGGGCTACGTCCACCTGCCGATCGTGGCCTCCCTGGCCGTGATCGTGGTGACGCTCGGCGCGTCGGTGTGGTTGTCGATGCGGAAGACGGCTTCAGAAGCAGGGTGA